Proteins from a genomic interval of Antedon mediterranea chromosome 5, ecAntMedi1.1, whole genome shotgun sequence:
- the LOC140049579 gene encoding uncharacterized protein isoform X2 has translation MADANKMDYPTFVHKFGQCFDGQYQSLLKFLLFDYLDQIDSSTTPHGYLNHLEDTLDENNKPLISPTHLKMLDEIAQVTRLVKLRELLSNFPDQYLKSGTGLKPYRIPFYLAIKSTGIRNVDVALAFYRLGHQKRTIQDMWDLVAYLQEVKNELQTRDQLIKFASLLNKGAENILTSECEGRDKLVDLVPIQQGISSGPDEQPLPQDMEDGNPQKTLDVFISYRRSNGSGLASLLKEKMKDKGFTVFMDVENLGAGRFDTNLLTSIRSARNFIIVLSINALDRCMGDNDQNDWIHKEVVTAMETNCNIVPVTSPDFKWPKMEALPEDMRGITKYNAVKWSHEYQPASVDRIIQFLQRRTPKE, from the exons ATGGCTGACGCTAACAAAATGGATTATCCAACGTTCGTACACAAGTTCGGACAATGTTTTGATGGGCAATACCAGAGCCTGCTGAAATTTTTATTGTTTGACTATCTTGATCAGATTGACTCAAGTACAACTCCACATGGTTACTTAAATCATTTAGAAGATACTTTAGATGAAAATAACAAACCTCTTATCTCACCTACTCATTTGAAAATGTTGGATGAAATAGCTCAAGTTACAAGATTGGTAAAGCTCCGGGAATTGCTGTCTAATTTTCCCGATCAGTATTTAAAAAGTGGGACCGGTTTAAAACCCTATAGAATTCCATTCTATTTGGCAATAAAGAGCACGGGGATCAGAAATGTTGATGTGGCACTAGCCTTTTATCGTTTAGGTCATCAGAAGAGAACAATTCAAGATATGTGGGACTTAGTAGCCTACTTACAAGAAGTGAAAAACGAATTACAAACTCGAGATCAGCTCATAAAATTTGCTTCTCTTCTTAATAAAGGAGCAGAAAACATACTAACAA GTGAATGTGAAGGAAGAG ACAAACTGGTAGACTTGGTTCCGATACAGCAAGGCATCTCGTCTGGACCAG ACGAACAGCCTTTACCACAAGACATGGAAGATGGAAACCCACAAAAGACTCTTGATGTCTTCATCAGCTATAGACGATCCAATGGATCAGGGTTAGCAAg TCTTCTTAAAGAAAAGATGAAAGACAAAGGCTTCACCGTTTTCATGGATGTAGAAAATTTAGGGGCAGGCAGATTCGACACAAACCTTCTAACTAGTATTCGGAGTGCACGCAACTTTATCATTGTTCTGTCAATTAATGCATTGGATAGATGTATGGGTGACAATGATCAGAACGATTGGATTCACAAG GAGGTAGTAACAGCCATGGAAACTAACTGTAACATTGTTCCTGTTACTTCTCCTGATTTCAAATGGCCAAAGATGGAGGCACTACCAGAAGACATGAGAGGAATCACCAAATACAATGCTGTTAA ATGGAGTCATGAATATCAACCGGCAAGTGTAGATAGAATTATACAATTCTTGCAACGTAGAACACCGAAAGAATAA
- the LOC140049578 gene encoding U2 snRNP-associated SURP motif-containing protein-like — translation MADKRTRAKGLNPNSMKGISHTKLKAFSVGQMNIGKKKSKREEEEERKKHDEKATAKVFEEFVASFEDSGASATGKAFVRGSTINPETKEEKQDSQTGKMYKPSSKISESIMLKKQEEAKKAEKAAELAKKKKEKEKNKSKSNLENFLEELKVMQAEREIRHKLKKEIAEHSQKRPTEPKPALLATPDKLPGIDDLSGSHDTGDPQTTNIFLGSVNPKMTEEMLCQEFGKYGPLASVKIMWPRTDEERSRNRNCGFVAYMNRKDAERGMKNIDGKIIMEYEMKLGWGKTVPIPPHPVFIPPQMLQLTLPPPPSGLPFNAQTKDKRFASRQGDAEFPKTLKDAVVKVVIPTERPMLHLVHRMIEFVVREGPMFEAMIMNRELNNPLFRFLFENTSPAHIYYRWKLYSILQGDSPTQWRTKEFRMFDGGSYWKPPPLNPYLHGMAETLAGEKPPRKPSPPPQPTHRVQEEVRKRGMLSNHQRDKLEDMLRNLTMERKRISDTMVYCLDHGESAEEIVECISESLSILETPIPKKIGRLFLVSDILFNSSAKVANASYYRKFFEVRLPAIFNNLYKTHQSIQQRLKAEHFKNRIMACFRAWEDWAIYPNDLLVRLQNIFLGLIGSKKDGPNGDVDDVLPQKAVEPELDGLPIVDESVDGQAVADDIDGTNIEDVDGTELADDLDGNPVDDLNGAPISSRDADSKFKVAPSKWESVDASTLESQAMTSSKWELLENLEEDKSKHVDEEAEDEDGVPIEEDDDEDEQEGSRSYDLLKPLEMTEERRAKLRDIEMKVMKFQDDVEGGRRSRKSGMSIGEQVHKYRKKLLQKERERAIEKQRDKDREKSKQKEQDRLRDYERAREKERIRLVDASDSESDSSKQKRRRSSSGSVSPYNNKRYRSGSHSPASDRRSSRHESREVSPMSYDSPNIRKRSPSRKVHRSHRMPRPDSRSPGRRPRRSRSRSPIKRSYSPYRSGSSSSKSHRKKSKY, via the exons ATGGCTGACAAACGCACCCGAGCGAAGGGTCTCAACCCCAACTCAATGAAG ggGATTTCGCACACCAAACTGAAAGCATTCAGTGTTGGTCAGATGAATATTGGTAAAAAGAAATCTAAaagagaagaagaagaggaacgAAAAAAG CATGATGAAAAAGCAACGGCAAAAGTCTTTGAGGAATTTGTTGCTTCATTTGAAGATTCTGGAGCCTCTGCAACCGGAAAAGCCTTCGTTAGAGGCTCAACTATTAACCCAGAAACGAAGG AAGAAAAACAAGACTCACAAACGGGAAAAATGTACAAGCCATCTTCAAAAATATCGGAAAGtattatgttaaaaaaacaagaagaagCAAAGAAAGCAGAAAAGGCAGCA GAGTTAGCCAAGAAAAAGAAGGAAAAGGAAAAAAACAAGTCAAAGAGTAACCTGGAAAATTTTTTAGAAGAGTTGAAAgt AATGCAGGCCGAGAGGGAAATAAGACACAAGCTAAAAAAAGAGATAGCTGAGCATTCTCAAAAACGACCTACAGAGCCAAAACCTGCATTGTTAGCTACCCCTGATAAACTTCCAG GTATAGACGATTTGTCAGGGTCACATGATACAGGGGATCCTCAGACAACGAACATCTTTCTTGGAAGTGTAAACCCAAAA atgactgaggagatGTTATGTCAAGAGTTTGGGAAATATGGTCCTCTTGCTAGTGTCAAAATCATGTGGCCACGGACAGACGAGGAAAGAAGTCGCAACAGGAATTGTGGGTTTGTCGCTTACATGAATCGCAAAGATGCAGAGAGGGGCATGAAAAATATTGATG GTAAAATTATAATGGAGTATGAGATGAAGCTTGGATGGGGGAAAACTGTACCAATCCCACCACACCCTGTATTCATACCACCACAAATGTTACAGCTTACCCTCCCTCCCCCTCCATCTGGTCTCCCATTCAATGCCCAAACCAAGGACAAACGATTTGCTTCAAGACAGGGTGATGCCGAATTTCCCAAG ACGTTAAAAGATGCTGTTGTTAAAGTGGTTATCCCGACAGAAAG ACCAATGTTGCATCTCGTCCATCGTATGATCGAGTTTGTGGTGCGTGAAGGACCGATGTTTGAAGCTATGATTATGAATAGAGAATTAAATAATCCACTATTTAG ATTTTTGTTTGAGAATACATCTCCTGCCCATATCTATTATCGCTGGAAGTTATACTCAATACTACAA GGTGATTCACCTACACAATGGAGAACAAAGGAATTCCGAATGTTTGATGGAGGTTCCTACTGGAAACCGCCGCCATTGAATCCATATCTGCACGGAATGGCAGAAACTTTAGCAGGCGAAAAACCTCCAAGAAAACCGTCACCCCCACCACAACCCACCCATCGTGTTCAAGAAGAAGTTCGAAAAAGGGGAATGCTTTCAAACCA tcAACGAGACAAACTTGAAGACATGCTTAGGAATCTTACAATGGAAAGAAAGAGAATCAGTGATACAATGGTGTACTGCCTCGACCATGGTGAATCGGCAGAGGAAATTGTAGAGTGCATCTCAGAATCACTATCTATTCTTGAGACACCGATTCCAAAGAAGATAGGGCGTCTGTTTCTCGTGTCCGACATTCTGTTTAATTCCAGCGCAAAGGTCGCCAATGCCTCATACTACCGGAAATTCTTTGAAGTGAGGTTACCAGCTATATTCAATAACCTCTACAAGACTCACCAATCAATTCAACAGCGTTTAAAAGCAGAGCATTTTAAG aATCGTATAATGGCATGTTTCCGTGCATGGGAAGACTGGGCAATATACCCAAATGATCTGTTAGTTCGACTTCAAAACATCTTTCTCGGTTTGATTGGGTCCAAGAAGGACGGACCAAATGGCGATGTTGAT GATGTGTTGCCACAGAAGGCAGTTGAACCTGAATTAGATGGTCTGCCAATTGTAGATGAATCAGTAGATGGTCAAGCGGTCGCGGATGACATTGATGGTACCAACATTGAAGATGTTGATGGTACAGAGCTAGCAGATGACCTAGATGGAAACCCAG TTGATGATCTTAATGGTGCACCCATATCATCAAGGGATGCTGATAGTAAATTCAAAGTTGCTCCTTCAAAGTGGGAATCGGTAGATGCCTCCACGTTAGAATCGCAAGCAATGACCTCATCCAAATGGGAACTACTAGAGAACTTAGAAGAAGATAAATCAAAACATGT AGATGAAGAGGCTGAAGATGAAGATGGTGTACCAAttgaagaagatgatgatgaagatgaacaAGAAGGGTCTAGGTCATATGATTTACTAAAGCCACTAGAAATGACAGAGGAACGAAGGGCAAAGTTAAGGGATATTGAG atgAAAGTAATGAAGTTCCAAGATGATGTAGAAGGAGGACGAAGAAGTAGAAAATCTGGCATGAGTATTGGTGAACAAGTTCACAAATACCGCAAAAAACTCCTTCAAAAg GAACGTGAACGGGCAATTGAAAAGCAAAGAGACAAGGACAGAGAGAAATCTAAACAAAAAGAACAGGATAGACTGCGAGATTACGAAAGAGCACGTGAAAAGGAACGTATTCGTCTTGTCGATGCTTCAGATTCTGAATCCGACTCAAGCAAACAAAAACGACGGAGAAGCTCCAGTGGTTCTGTCAGCCCATATAACAACAAGCGCTATCGATCAGGCTCGCATTCTCCAGCTTCAGATCGCCGCAGTAGCAGACATGAGTCTCGTGAAGTCTCCCCAATGTCATATGACTCCCCAAATATCCGCAAACGAAGCCCGTCCCGTAAGGTACATCGTTCACACAGGATGCCAAGACCGGACTCTCGGTCTCCCGGCAGACGTCCACGCCGATCACGCTCTAGGTCTCCAATCAAACGTTCATATTCTCCGTatcgtagtggtagtagtagtagtaaatcTCACAGGAAGAAAAGCAAATACTGA
- the LOC140049579 gene encoding NAD(+) hydrolase tir-1-like isoform X1, translated as MADANKMDYPTFVHKFGQCFDGQYQSLLKFLLFDYLDQIDSSTTPHGYLNHLEDTLDENNKPLISPTHLKMLDEIAQVTRLVKLRELLSNFPDQYLKSGTGLKPYRIPFYLAIKSTGIRNVDVALAFYRLGHQKRTIQDMWDLVAYLQEVKNELQTRDQLIKFASLLNKGAENILTNGLAKLVIHGKSECEGRDKLVDLVPIQQGISSGPDEQPLPQDMEDGNPQKTLDVFISYRRSNGSGLASLLKEKMKDKGFTVFMDVENLGAGRFDTNLLTSIRSARNFIIVLSINALDRCMGDNDQNDWIHKEVVTAMETNCNIVPVTSPDFKWPKMEALPEDMRGITKYNAVKWSHEYQPASVDRIIQFLQRRTPKE; from the exons ATGGCTGACGCTAACAAAATGGATTATCCAACGTTCGTACACAAGTTCGGACAATGTTTTGATGGGCAATACCAGAGCCTGCTGAAATTTTTATTGTTTGACTATCTTGATCAGATTGACTCAAGTACAACTCCACATGGTTACTTAAATCATTTAGAAGATACTTTAGATGAAAATAACAAACCTCTTATCTCACCTACTCATTTGAAAATGTTGGATGAAATAGCTCAAGTTACAAGATTGGTAAAGCTCCGGGAATTGCTGTCTAATTTTCCCGATCAGTATTTAAAAAGTGGGACCGGTTTAAAACCCTATAGAATTCCATTCTATTTGGCAATAAAGAGCACGGGGATCAGAAATGTTGATGTGGCACTAGCCTTTTATCGTTTAGGTCATCAGAAGAGAACAATTCAAGATATGTGGGACTTAGTAGCCTACTTACAAGAAGTGAAAAACGAATTACAAACTCGAGATCAGCTCATAAAATTTGCTTCTCTTCTTAATAAAGGAGCAGAAAACATACTAACAA atGGGTTGGCAAAGTTGGTAATACATGGAAAAA GTGAATGTGAAGGAAGAG ACAAACTGGTAGACTTGGTTCCGATACAGCAAGGCATCTCGTCTGGACCAG ACGAACAGCCTTTACCACAAGACATGGAAGATGGAAACCCACAAAAGACTCTTGATGTCTTCATCAGCTATAGACGATCCAATGGATCAGGGTTAGCAAg TCTTCTTAAAGAAAAGATGAAAGACAAAGGCTTCACCGTTTTCATGGATGTAGAAAATTTAGGGGCAGGCAGATTCGACACAAACCTTCTAACTAGTATTCGGAGTGCACGCAACTTTATCATTGTTCTGTCAATTAATGCATTGGATAGATGTATGGGTGACAATGATCAGAACGATTGGATTCACAAG GAGGTAGTAACAGCCATGGAAACTAACTGTAACATTGTTCCTGTTACTTCTCCTGATTTCAAATGGCCAAAGATGGAGGCACTACCAGAAGACATGAGAGGAATCACCAAATACAATGCTGTTAA ATGGAGTCATGAATATCAACCGGCAAGTGTAGATAGAATTATACAATTCTTGCAACGTAGAACACCGAAAGAATAA